From one Odontesthes bonariensis isolate fOdoBon6 chromosome 14, fOdoBon6.hap1, whole genome shotgun sequence genomic stretch:
- the LOC142398550 gene encoding uncharacterized protein LOC142398550 yields MSSVQHLREFISQRLTAAAEEIFSEFEKTIVQYEEEIDRQRGLLDITWKPQIKLHTAELSQQQVIAEENILSDQQLCNQEGNSNLEQKEPKLPQLKEEQYEAEPPKIKEEQEELCPSHEGEQFLIRQKTDFLMSPAYEESDHKNSEPNSNQLHSHNMRTHTGERPYPCEICEKSFSRRSHLLSHMRTHTGEKPYSCKVCEKRFSRKSNLLSHMTTHTGEKPYSCKVCEKRFSLSSILLRHMRTHTGEKLYSCKICEKRFSLSSSLLRHMRTHTGERPYPCKICEKRFSRQHGLLCHMRTHTGLKPFSCSVREKVS; encoded by the exons ATGtcttcagttcagcatctgagagagtttatcagccagcgactaactgctgctgctgaagaaatATTCTCAGAGTTTGAGAAAACCATCGTCCAGTACGAGGAGGAGATCGACCGTCAGCGCGGACTGCTGGATATCACCTGGAAACCCCAAATAAAGCTCCACACAGCAG AACTCTCACAGCAACAGGTCATTGCAGAGGAGAACATTCTTTCTGACCAGCAGCTCTGTAACCAGGAGGGGAACTCTAATCTGGAACAGAAGGAACCAAAACTTCCACAGTTGAAAGAGGAACAGTACGAAGCAGAACCTCCAAAGattaaagaagaacaagaagaacTCTGCCCCAGTCATGAGGGAGAGCAGTTTTTAATAAGACAAAAGACTGATTTTCTTATGAGTCCTGCTTATGAGGAAAGCGACCACAAGAATTCAGAACCAAACAGTAATCAGCTTCACTCTCACAACATGAGAACCCACACAGGTGAAAGGCCCTATCCTTGCGAAATATGTGAGAAAAGTTTCAGCCGAAGAAGTCATTTGCTTTcccacatgagaactcacactgGTGAAAAGCCTTATTCTTGCAAAGTATGTGAGAAAAGATTCAGCCGAAAAAGTAATTTGCTGTCCCACATGACAACTCACACTGGTGAAAAGCCTTATTCTTGCAAAGTATGTGAGAAAAGATTCAGTCTAAGTAGCATTCTGTTGCgtcacatgagaactcacacaggtgagaagttaTATTCTTGCAAAATATGTGAGAAAAGATTCAGTCTAAGTAGCAGTTTGTTGCGTCACATGAGAACCCACACAGGTGAAAGGCCGTATCCTTGCAAAATATGTGAGAAGCGTTTCAGTCGACAGCATGGTCTTTTGTgccacatgagaactcacacaggtttaaagccattttcttgCAGTGTGCGAGAAAAAGTTTCCTAA